A genome region from Natronobeatus ordinarius includes the following:
- a CDS encoding non-histone chromosomal MC1 family protein — protein MVREDGKRNFALRDSDGTEESVFSGNTPRQAALKAARRLEPAPSEDDAEMTELRLREKGTSKVHIYDGWAWEETAPDDKPDWMPGEITEANVSKKGIEHLDE, from the coding sequence ATGGTACGTGAAGACGGTAAGCGAAACTTCGCCTTGCGCGATTCCGACGGTACCGAAGAGAGCGTCTTCTCGGGGAACACCCCGAGACAGGCGGCGCTGAAAGCGGCTCGACGGCTCGAGCCGGCCCCGAGTGAGGACGACGCGGAGATGACCGAACTCAGGCTCCGCGAGAAAGGCACCAGCAAGGTTCACATCTACGACGGCTGGGCCTGGGAGGAGACGGCTCCGGACGACAAACCCGACTGGATGCCCGGCGAGATCACCGAGGCGAACGTCTCGAAGAAGGGCATCGAGCACCTCGACGAGTAG
- the pheA gene encoding prephenate dehydratase, translated as MIAVTLGPEGTYSHRATRAVADEIDFRQSVTEIVDAVASGEYDRGVIPVENSIEGSVTESLDAVAEYDVAVVREIVTPIRHALLAQRADFETVASHSQALAQCRSYLESAYPDATLEAVASTAKGVERARDDPTVAGIGHPDNAGDGIEVLAEDIQDQTSNATRFFALAPVEERSEAGGKTSLVIYPNANYPGMLLELLKPFAERDINLTRLESRPSGTRLGDYLFHFDVDAGLYEERTKAALADLEELVPNGWVRRLGSYDIEHVVE; from the coding sequence ATGATCGCAGTCACGCTGGGTCCCGAAGGAACGTATTCCCATCGAGCGACGCGCGCGGTGGCCGACGAGATCGACTTCCGGCAGTCGGTCACCGAGATCGTCGACGCGGTCGCAAGCGGCGAGTACGACCGCGGCGTCATCCCCGTCGAGAACAGCATCGAAGGAAGCGTCACCGAGAGCCTGGATGCCGTCGCCGAGTACGACGTCGCCGTCGTCCGTGAGATCGTCACGCCGATCCGTCACGCCCTGCTCGCCCAGCGCGCCGACTTCGAGACGGTCGCCAGCCACTCCCAGGCGCTCGCCCAGTGTCGTTCCTACCTCGAGTCGGCGTATCCCGACGCCACGCTCGAGGCCGTCGCGAGCACGGCCAAGGGCGTCGAGCGCGCCCGGGACGATCCGACAGTCGCCGGCATCGGCCACCCCGACAACGCCGGCGACGGCATCGAGGTGCTCGCCGAGGACATCCAGGACCAGACGTCGAACGCGACGCGATTTTTCGCGCTCGCGCCCGTCGAGGAGCGCTCGGAAGCCGGCGGAAAGACCTCGCTCGTCATCTACCCGAACGCGAACTACCCCGGGATGTTGCTCGAGTTGCTCAAACCGTTCGCAGAGCGCGACATCAACCTCACGCGCCTCGAGTCGCGACCGAGCGGGACGCGACTGGGCGACTACCTCTTTCACTTCGACGTCGACGCCGGGCTGTACGAGGAACGGACGAAAGCGGCGCTGGCCGACCTCGAGGAGCTCGTACCTAACGGCTGGGTCCGTCGGCTCGGTTCATACGACATCGAACACGTCGTGGAGTGA
- a CDS encoding DUF5812 family protein, translating into MNEQTDTDEKTGTFVVTHAEEASAMIRDVDTAQVHTLSSNPGLEARDVLEATVAPEPPLEVTWQVVDVESRRQVDVIDSDLEPTQASQETAADADVGDVVRSERAGRGEIHVLAVPPEGAEETAREICEDLETVARAARLEAVRVEVRCAPAAGVVSVRYLPD; encoded by the coding sequence ATGAACGAGCAGACGGACACGGACGAGAAGACGGGAACGTTCGTCGTGACGCACGCCGAGGAGGCGTCGGCGATGATTCGCGACGTCGATACCGCCCAGGTCCACACGCTCTCGTCGAACCCCGGCCTCGAGGCGCGTGACGTCCTCGAGGCGACCGTGGCGCCGGAGCCGCCCCTCGAGGTTACGTGGCAGGTGGTCGACGTCGAGTCACGGCGGCAGGTCGACGTGATCGACAGCGACCTCGAGCCGACGCAGGCGTCGCAGGAGACCGCGGCGGACGCCGACGTCGGCGACGTCGTGCGGAGCGAGCGAGCCGGACGGGGCGAGATCCACGTCCTCGCAGTCCCGCCGGAGGGAGCCGAAGAGACGGCGCGAGAGATCTGCGAGGACCTCGAGACGGTCGCGCGGGCAGCCCGACTCGAGGCGGTCCGGGTGGAGGTTCGCTGTGCGCCGGCGGCGGGCGTCGTGAGCGTTCGGTACCTGCCCGACTGA
- the larE gene encoding ATP-dependent sacrificial sulfur transferase LarE, with protein MPTVEQKLDAARADLADRDGVLVAFSGGVDSSAVAAIAHDALGERAVACTARSETLPEAELAEARRVADEIGIRHEIVEFSELESDDFVRNDDQRCYHCRTMRLGEMFEAARELGIETVCDGTNADDPNAGHRPGLQAVEELAVHSPLLAHDIGKDEVREIADRYGLSVAEKPSMACLSSRIPTGLEVTEERLSRVERAETLLRTWGFRRFRVRDHDGLARIEVAPDELEDALDPAFVEAAREELTRIGFEYVTLDLHGYRTGSVSPGGESPTVDDRDRAESELDDS; from the coding sequence ATGCCCACGGTCGAGCAGAAACTCGATGCCGCCCGCGCCGACCTCGCCGACCGCGACGGGGTGCTCGTCGCCTTCTCCGGCGGGGTGGACTCGAGCGCCGTCGCCGCGATCGCCCACGACGCCCTCGGCGAGCGAGCGGTCGCCTGCACGGCGAGAAGCGAGACGCTCCCCGAAGCCGAACTCGCCGAGGCGAGACGGGTCGCCGACGAGATCGGCATCCGTCACGAGATCGTCGAGTTCTCCGAACTCGAGAGCGACGACTTCGTCCGGAACGACGACCAGCGGTGCTATCACTGTCGGACGATGCGACTCGGCGAGATGTTCGAGGCCGCCCGCGAGCTCGGAATCGAGACGGTCTGTGACGGGACGAACGCCGACGATCCGAACGCGGGCCACCGGCCGGGACTGCAGGCGGTCGAGGAACTCGCCGTCCACTCGCCGCTGCTGGCCCACGACATCGGCAAGGACGAGGTGCGAGAGATCGCCGACCGCTACGGCCTCTCGGTCGCCGAGAAACCCTCGATGGCCTGTCTCTCCTCGCGCATCCCGACGGGCCTCGAGGTGACCGAAGAACGGCTGAGCCGCGTCGAACGCGCCGAGACCCTCCTTCGAACCTGGGGCTTTCGGCGCTTTCGCGTCCGCGACCACGACGGCCTCGCTCGCATCGAGGTCGCTCCCGACGAACTCGAGGACGCACTCGACCCCGCCTTCGTCGAGGCGGCCCGCGAGGAGCTGACGCGGATCGGCTTCGAGTACGTCACCCTCGACCTCCACGGCTACCGCACCGGCAGCGTTAGCCCCGGCGGGGAGTCACCAACCGTCGACGATCGGGACCGTGCCGAGTCGGAACTCGACGACAGCTGA
- a CDS encoding twin-arginine translocase subunit TatC, whose product MADESDEGADAGEPRESEASLDEEASQDPDEWAEAAEGSDESTTADDATDADSEPREAKTDGEGLADDLPERDRDEPTFPDPDDDIGGISTPPDDEEMPLADHIEEMILRLAVVLLVGSAFTAIGLLGATEAIDIIWSRVFPAGVDEPAHIYYPLELWLTRIKVAALLGIIVALPVFVYQCYLFMRPGLYPHERKYYLAAVPTSVVLAGVGMLFSFVVVLPILFSYFTFYAEGSAEIAYALGETFGLIITLTGFLAIVFQIPLFIMLAIMMGVTTRAWLAEKRLYFWAAFFGLAFMFTVDPTMMAPIIVAIVMILLFEGTLLLLKWTGRE is encoded by the coding sequence ATGGCGGACGAGTCGGACGAGGGTGCTGACGCCGGCGAGCCCAGAGAGTCGGAGGCCTCGCTCGACGAGGAGGCGTCCCAGGACCCTGACGAGTGGGCCGAAGCGGCCGAGGGGAGTGACGAGTCCACCACCGCCGACGACGCGACTGACGCCGACTCCGAGCCGCGCGAGGCGAAGACCGACGGCGAAGGACTCGCCGACGACCTTCCCGAGCGCGACCGTGACGAGCCCACCTTCCCGGACCCGGACGACGATATCGGCGGCATCTCGACCCCGCCGGACGACGAGGAGATGCCGCTGGCCGACCACATCGAGGAGATGATCCTGCGGCTCGCGGTCGTTCTCCTCGTCGGCTCGGCGTTCACCGCGATCGGACTCCTCGGAGCGACCGAGGCGATCGACATCATCTGGAGCCGGGTCTTCCCCGCGGGCGTCGACGAGCCGGCGCACATCTACTACCCACTCGAGCTGTGGCTGACCCGGATCAAGGTCGCCGCGCTGCTCGGCATCATCGTCGCGTTGCCCGTGTTCGTCTACCAGTGTTACCTGTTCATGCGGCCTGGCCTCTACCCCCACGAGCGCAAGTACTACCTCGCGGCGGTGCCGACGAGCGTCGTCCTCGCGGGGGTCGGGATGCTCTTTTCGTTCGTCGTCGTCCTGCCGATCCTCTTCTCGTACTTTACCTTCTACGCCGAAGGCAGCGCCGAGATCGCCTACGCACTCGGCGAGACGTTCGGGCTGATCATCACGCTCACGGGCTTTCTGGCGATCGTCTTCCAGATCCCGCTCTTTATCATGCTCGCGATCATGATGGGCGTCACGACGCGTGCGTGGCTCGCCGAGAAGCGCCTCTACTTCTGGGCGGCCTTCTTCGGGCTCGCGTTCATGTTCACCGTCGACCCGACGATGATGGCGCCGATCATCGTGGCGATCGTGATGATCCTGCTGTTCGAGGGGACCCTGCTCCTGCTCAAGTGGACCGGCCGGGAGTGA